The sequence ACTGGCGTATTCCTTAGCAGCCTCCAGCTTTGCTGACAAGTCGAGAGCTTGCCACTCTTCTTCGCTAAGACGATTGTGGTCAAACAGATGATGGTGATTGGGACACAGGTATACGTAGTTGCTCTCGTCACCGGGTCCGCCCCCAGACTTGGGGAGGATGTGACAGAAGTGGGTGATTCTTTCTTCACCGCATATTTCATAGGATCGATAAGTGCTAGTGTGTGAGCTATCCTGTCTTTCGGTAAGACTCTGCAGCGAAGGCCCAGTCGTGTGCACGGGTATCTGGACTCCGAATTTCTCTTGTATTTTCCTTGAGCCAATCCAAGATTCTAGTAGTGCGATAACTTGATTTCTTACCTGAACAATTTCGTTGTGAGTGCCTACTTCCAGTTCACTGTGTGCATCCAAGAACTCATTGAACAGCCTATGTAATTGCCTTCGAAATTCGTAAGTATCATGATAAAATTTGCCGTATATATATTGTTTCTTTCTGGCGGACTTGTTATCTTTCACGCACTAGATACCTCGTCTGTCTGAACTGCCTTCCTCAGTACCGACTCCAGTCTTTGAAACTCTACAGAGAACTCTCGAATCACTCCTAATGTCGACTCAATATCGATATGCTCGTGTGGAAGCCAGACCTTGCCTTTCTTGTCAAATGGGTATCGTGCGTCCTGGTCATTGGCATAGCGCTCACCCCAATCGATGAGTTCAGTAATACGACACTGGAACGCAAGTTCTTCTTCAGGAAATAGCTTACGGTAACACGAATGCAAATGCTTAAGGTCATGCCTGATTCCGGGTTTGACTCTCCTTAGAGTAAGTGCTGCCTTAAGGAATAACTCTGCTGATTGTGTCAAGGCAAAATGTCCTGGGAGAAGGTTATAGACCGTAGCACGTTCCGCCCTCTGCTGTTCTTCAAAGATCACAATAGCTGCGTGCATATAGCCGCTAGCCATCTCAAAAAGCAGATCATACTTGGTTTTCTTATCAATGTCCCAAGCCATAGCCAGATGATGTGTGCTCGATTCACTCATTAGGTTTCGCTGTCCTTATACTTTCATACATCTCCTCGGCCTCAACGGGCGTCGCCCCTTCGTGGATGATGGCCCGAAGCGCCCGTATCATCGCAACAGGGAAATCGTTCTGCCAAACATTCCTGCCCAGGTTCACCCCGATGCTGCCCTTCTGCATGCCGTCATGGACGAAGTCGAACACCTCGCGCTCGGTGTCGACCCGGGGGCCGCCGGCCATGATGACCGGTACGGGACAGCCGGTGACCACCTTCTCAAAGTCCTCGCACCAGTAGGTCTTGACGACGCGGGCCCCTAGCTCGGCAGCAATACGGCAGCAGAGGGCAAGGTATCGGGCGTCTCTCTTTTCCAGCTCCTTGCCGACAGCCGTAACCGCCATCACCGGTATGCCGTATCTCTCCCCCTCGTTGACCAGCTTCGACAGGTTCAGGAGCGACTCCTTCTCGTAGTCGGTACCTATGAAGACGGAGAGCCCCACCGCGGAGACATTAAGGCGGATTGCTTCCTCCATGCTGGTGGTGATACCTTCATTGGCCAGGTCTTTGCCCACCATGCTGGTCCCGCCGGACACCCTGAGGATAATGGGTACGCTGTTGTTCGGGTCGACACAGGAGCGCAGCACTCCCCTGGTGATGAATAGCCCGTCAGCGTAGGGAAGGAGCGGCTCGATTGTCTTGCGCGGTTCCTCCAGCCTTCGTGTCGGACCCTGGAAGTATCCGTGGTCCACCGGCAGGATGAGGACATGCCCGTCACTCTGGATTAGCTGCGCGAGGCGGTTCGCCATTCCCCACTGCATTTGCCTGACCTCCTTGCTTGGTCTGTGTTGGCTGGCTGGCTCAGACCTGGAACTGACCGGTTTGACTATTATACAACAAGCGGGCCAATGGTGGTATCGGTCGGTGCTTGGAAGGCACCTGTTCCGTCTTGTACGGTGTAGGGCCGCTGGGCTATAATTATTCGTTGCCACTAGTCTAACGGATGAAGAAAGGCACAGAACTTCGTAAACTATGAGCACCTGTATTTCCTGCACAAAGTGTAACCCGGGCGCGATTGTGGGGTATTCCTGTTTTGTCTATTGTTGAAGTCAGTCATATAATCAAGGCCTATCGTGATCACACCGTGGTCAACGACGTCTCCTTCGACGTGAACAGCGGTGAAGTGTTCGGCCTGATTGGTCCCAATGGTGCCGGCAAGACCACCATCATCAGGATGATGATGGATTTGGTCAAACCGGACTCCGGGAAGGTTACCATACTCGGGGAGGCATTAAGCGAAGCCGCCAAAAACCTCATCGGCTACCTGCCTGAAGAGAGAGGTCTCTACCTGAACATGAAGGTAATAGAATCGCTGGTCTATCTTGCCACTCTCAAGGGCATGGACAAGCAGAGCGCCGCGCAGAAAGCGGAAGAGCTTCTGCAAAGAATAGATATGCTGCCACACCGTAACAAGAAGATAAAGGAACTGAGCCGTGGCATGGGGCAGTTTGTCCAGTTCCTGGTCACCATCATCCATGGACCCCGGTTGGTTATCCTCGATGAACCTTTTGCCAATCTGGACCCGGTCAATACCCAGCTTATCAAAGACATGGTGCTTGAGATGAGAAACCAGGGAAAGGCCCTCATCCTGAGCACGCACAGAATGAACGAGGTGGAAGAACTCTGTGACCGCATACTGATGATGGATGACGGAC comes from Dehalococcoidales bacterium and encodes:
- the lsrF gene encoding 3-hydroxy-5-phosphonooxypentane-2,4-dione thiolase, which gives rise to MQEIQVLIVYEVLCLSSSVRLVATNNYSPAALHRTRRNRCLPSTDRYHHWPACCIIVKPVSSRSEPASQHRPSKEVRQMQWGMANRLAQLIQSDGHVLILPVDHGYFQGPTRRLEEPRKTIEPLLPYADGLFITRGVLRSCVDPNNSVPIILRVSGGTSMVGKDLANEGITTSMEEAIRLNVSAVGLSVFIGTDYEKESLLNLSKLVNEGERYGIPVMAVTAVGKELEKRDARYLALCCRIAAELGARVVKTYWCEDFEKVVTGCPVPVIMAGGPRVDTEREVFDFVHDGMQKGSIGVNLGRNVWQNDFPVAMIRALRAIIHEGATPVEAEEMYESIRTAKPNE
- a CDS encoding ATP-binding cassette domain-containing protein, whose protein sequence is MSIVEVSHIIKAYRDHTVVNDVSFDVNSGEVFGLIGPNGAGKTTIIRMMMDLVKPDSGKVTILGEALSEAAKNLIGYLPEERGLYLNMKVIESLVYLATLKGMDKQSAAQKAEELLQRIDMLPHRNKKIKELSRGMGQFVQFLVTIIHGPRLVILDEPFANLDPVNTQLIKDMVLEMRNQGKALILSTHRMNEVEELCDRILMMDDGRTVLYGNLAEIKERYRNNSVVVEYEGELGKVAGVVRRQEHNGHIELFLETGTAPQQVLAQLVNRGIVVKRFEVSTPPLHDIFLQVVEAGQ